The following proteins are co-located in the Jatrophihabitans sp. genome:
- a CDS encoding nicotinate phosphoribosyltransferase: protein MSTESTALLTDHYELTMLTAALADGAAQRRCTFEVFTRRLPNGRRFGVAAGLGRLIPAIQAFRFTAEELERLVAEGVIDGRAADFLAEYRFTGDISGYAEGEPYFGHSPILSVTGSFAEAVVLETLILSVLNHDCAIAAAAARMVVAAGDRPIIEMGSRRTHEQAAVACARAAYLVGFQASSNLAAGARYGIPTTGTAAHAFTLLHDSEQAAFAAQLDSLGASTTLLVDTYDISQGIENAIQAAGPKLGAIRIDSGDLAVMAHQSRAQLDRLGATDTRIVVSGDLDEYAIAALAAAPVDTYGAGTAVVTGSGAPTAGLVYKLVEVQGRPVTKRSEHKGSVGGAKLGYRRHRASGTATEELVVQQRAGFEPAAGDRLLSVPVLREGEQVGSPSLQDSRRHHRAAMTALPWEALKLSAGDPGLSVTFG from the coding sequence ATGTCCACCGAGTCGACCGCCCTGCTCACCGACCACTACGAGCTCACCATGCTCACGGCCGCGCTGGCCGACGGAGCCGCCCAGCGGCGCTGCACCTTCGAGGTGTTCACCCGCCGGCTGCCCAACGGCCGCCGATTCGGTGTGGCCGCCGGGCTCGGCCGGCTGATCCCGGCGATCCAGGCATTCCGGTTCACCGCCGAGGAGCTGGAACGGCTGGTCGCTGAGGGCGTGATCGACGGCCGCGCCGCCGACTTCCTCGCCGAGTACCGGTTCACCGGCGACATCAGCGGCTACGCCGAGGGTGAGCCGTACTTCGGGCACTCGCCGATCCTGAGCGTGACCGGCAGTTTCGCCGAGGCGGTGGTGCTGGAGACGCTGATCCTGTCGGTGCTCAACCACGACTGCGCCATCGCCGCCGCGGCCGCCCGGATGGTGGTGGCCGCCGGTGACCGGCCGATCATCGAGATGGGTTCGCGGCGCACTCACGAGCAGGCCGCGGTGGCCTGCGCCCGAGCCGCTTACCTCGTGGGCTTCCAGGCCAGCTCCAACCTGGCGGCCGGGGCCCGCTACGGCATTCCGACCACGGGCACCGCCGCGCACGCCTTCACCCTGCTGCACGACAGCGAGCAGGCCGCCTTCGCCGCCCAGCTGGACTCGCTGGGCGCCTCGACCACCCTGCTGGTCGACACCTACGACATCAGCCAGGGAATCGAGAACGCGATCCAAGCCGCCGGTCCCAAGCTGGGCGCGATCCGGATCGACTCCGGCGACCTTGCCGTCATGGCCCACCAGTCGCGCGCCCAACTCGACCGGCTCGGCGCCACCGACACCCGGATCGTGGTGAGCGGCGACCTCGACGAGTACGCGATAGCCGCGCTGGCCGCGGCGCCGGTGGACACCTACGGGGCAGGCACGGCGGTGGTCACCGGCTCCGGCGCCCCGACCGCCGGCCTGGTCTACAAGCTCGTCGAGGTGCAGGGCCGTCCGGTGACCAAGCGCAGCGAGCACAAGGGCAGCGTCGGCGGCGCCAAGCTCGGTTACCGGCGGCACCGGGCCTCGGGGACAGCCACCGAGGAGCTGGTGGTGCAGCAGCGTGCCGGCTTCGAGCCGGCGGCCGGCGACCGGTTGCTGAGCGTGCCGGTGCTGCGCGAGGGCGAGCAGGTCGGGAGTCCCAGCCTGCAGGACTCGCGTCGGCACCACCGCGCCGCCATGACGGCGCTGCCCTGGGAGGCGCTCAAACTCTCCGCCGGCGACCCGGGGTTGAGCGTCACCTTCGGCTGA
- a CDS encoding PPOX class F420-dependent oxidoreductase: MTAVQGTDPLVELLAERHFGVLASIKSDGRPQLSNVVYAFTPDPSTPGAGVARISITTGRAKYRNLLRDPRASLHVSAPDFWSYAVAEALADLSPVAADPQDQTVEDLVALYRDIQGEHPDWQEFRQAMVTGQRVMLRLAVSRVYGMAGSG; this comes from the coding sequence ATGACAGCCGTCCAAGGCACTGACCCACTTGTCGAGCTGCTCGCCGAGCGGCACTTCGGCGTGCTGGCGAGCATCAAGTCCGACGGCCGGCCGCAGCTGTCGAACGTGGTGTACGCCTTCACCCCCGACCCGTCCACGCCAGGCGCCGGCGTGGCCAGGATCTCGATCACCACCGGCCGGGCCAAGTACCGCAACCTGCTGCGCGACCCGCGAGCCAGCCTGCACGTCAGCGCGCCGGACTTCTGGTCCTACGCGGTGGCCGAGGCGCTGGCCGACCTCAGCCCGGTGGCAGCCGATCCGCAGGACCAGACCGTCGAAGACCTCGTCGCGCTCTACCGCGACATCCAGGGTGAGCACCCGGACTGGCAGGAGTTCCGGCAGGCGATGGTCACCGGCCAGCGGGTGATGCTGCGGCTGGCGGTCAGCCGGGTGTACGGAATGGCCGGCAGCGGCTGA
- a CDS encoding MoaD/ThiS family protein — protein MAVEVKIPTILRTYTGGVKTVPGEGANLAALLDDLESRHAGLKSRLVTDDGSLHRFVNVYVNDEDVRFTGSLDTALSDGDAVTILPAVAGGSRALGGSRVDAAR, from the coding sequence ATGGCCGTCGAGGTCAAGATCCCGACCATCCTGCGCACCTACACCGGCGGGGTGAAGACCGTTCCCGGCGAGGGCGCCAACCTGGCCGCTCTGCTCGATGACCTGGAGTCCCGGCACGCCGGGCTCAAGAGCCGGCTGGTCACCGACGACGGCTCGCTGCACCGCTTCGTCAACGTCTACGTCAACGACGAGGACGTCCGGTTCACCGGGTCGCTGGACACCGCGCTGTCAGACGGTGACGCGGTGACGATCCTGCCCGCGGTCGCCGGTGGTAGCCGGGCACTGGGTGGATCGCGAGTCGACGCAGCACGGTGA
- the ctaD gene encoding cytochrome c oxidase subunit I, with amino-acid sequence MSRPYPADRPASGSMFLQVLRTTDHKLIGRMYMVTSFAFFMLGGLMALVMRAELARPGMQILSAEQYNQLFTMHGTIMLLFFATPSVFAFANLVLPLQIGSPDVAFPRLNAFSYWLYLFGAIVACLGFLTPGGAADGGWTFYLPLNDMTHSPGMGADFWILGLALSGLGTILGGVNMVTTVLTLRAPGMTMFRMPIFVWNILVTSLLVLLAFPILTAALLVLWADRHLGAQVFASENGGAVLWQHLFWFFGHPEVYILALPFFGIVSEIFPVFARKPLFGYKGLVLATLSIAALSLTVWAHHMFATGVVLLPFFSFLSFLIAVPTGLKFFNWIGTLWRGSITFESPMLFSIGFLVTFLFGGLTGVVLASPPADFHVSDTYFVVAHFHYVLFGTIVFAAYAGVYFWFPKFTGRYMDERLGKLHFWLTFIGFHLTFLVQHWVGNEGMPRRYADYLPGDGFTTLNTISSIGAFLLGASMLPFLYNVYKSYRFGEVATADDAWGHSNSLEWATSCPPPRHNFTSMPRIRSERPAFEAHYPHLIDRLEREAHADKKHRELETVGQAAVGGEGQRQGRRDPDPGS; translated from the coding sequence GTGAGCCGCCCCTACCCTGCCGATCGCCCCGCCAGCGGCTCGATGTTCCTCCAGGTGTTGCGCACCACCGATCACAAGCTGATCGGCCGGATGTACATGGTCACCTCGTTCGCGTTCTTCATGCTCGGGGGCCTGATGGCACTGGTGATGCGGGCGGAGCTGGCTCGACCGGGCATGCAGATCCTGTCGGCGGAGCAGTACAACCAGCTGTTCACCATGCACGGCACGATCATGCTGCTGTTCTTCGCCACCCCGAGCGTGTTCGCCTTCGCCAACCTGGTGCTGCCGTTGCAGATCGGCTCGCCGGACGTGGCATTCCCGCGACTGAACGCCTTCTCCTACTGGCTCTACCTGTTCGGCGCGATCGTCGCGTGCCTGGGCTTCCTGACGCCGGGCGGCGCCGCCGACGGCGGCTGGACGTTCTACCTGCCGCTCAACGACATGACGCACTCTCCGGGGATGGGCGCCGACTTCTGGATCCTGGGCCTGGCGCTGTCGGGGCTGGGCACCATCCTCGGCGGCGTCAACATGGTGACGACCGTGCTCACCTTGCGGGCGCCCGGCATGACGATGTTCCGGATGCCGATCTTCGTGTGGAACATCCTGGTGACCTCGCTGCTGGTGCTGCTGGCCTTCCCGATCCTGACCGCCGCCCTGCTGGTGCTCTGGGCCGACCGGCACCTGGGCGCGCAGGTGTTCGCCTCGGAGAACGGCGGCGCGGTCCTGTGGCAGCACCTGTTCTGGTTCTTCGGCCACCCCGAGGTCTACATCCTGGCGTTGCCGTTCTTCGGGATCGTGTCCGAGATCTTCCCGGTGTTCGCCCGCAAGCCGCTGTTCGGCTACAAGGGCCTGGTGCTGGCCACGCTGTCGATCGCCGCGCTGTCGCTGACCGTCTGGGCCCACCACATGTTCGCCACCGGCGTGGTGCTGCTGCCGTTCTTCTCCTTCCTGTCCTTCCTGATCGCGGTGCCGACCGGGCTGAAGTTCTTCAACTGGATCGGCACCCTGTGGCGGGGCTCGATCACCTTCGAGTCGCCCATGCTGTTCTCGATCGGGTTCCTGGTGACCTTCCTGTTCGGTGGCCTGACCGGCGTCGTGCTGGCCAGCCCGCCCGCGGACTTCCACGTCTCGGACACCTACTTCGTGGTGGCGCACTTCCACTACGTGCTGTTCGGCACGATCGTGTTCGCCGCCTACGCCGGCGTGTACTTCTGGTTTCCCAAGTTCACCGGCCGTTACATGGACGAGCGACTGGGCAAACTGCACTTCTGGTTGACCTTCATCGGCTTCCACCTGACGTTCCTGGTGCAGCACTGGGTGGGTAACGAGGGGATGCCCCGCCGGTACGCCGACTACCTGCCCGGGGACGGGTTCACCACCCTGAACACCATCTCCAGTATCGGCGCGTTCCTGCTCGGCGCCTCGATGCTGCCGTTCCTCTACAACGTCTACAAGTCCTACCGCTTCGGCGAGGTGGCCACCGCCGACGACGCGTGGGGCCACAGCAACTCCCTGGAGTGGGCGACGTCCTGCCCGCCGCCGCGGCACAACTTCACCTCGATGCCCAGGATCCGCTCCGAGCGCCCGGCGTTCGAGGCGCACTACCCGCACCTGATCGACCGGCTCGAACGCGAGGCCCACGCAGACAAGAAGCACCGCGAGCTGGAGACAGTCGGCCAGGCCGCGGTCGGCGGCGAGGGCCAGCGTCAGGGCCGCCGGGACCCCGACCCCGGAAGCTGA
- a CDS encoding dienelactone hydrolase family protein: MAEVVLFHHALGLTPGIVAFADELRRAGHTVHTPDLFQGRAFDTLEQGVAHAEQVGFGQVIERGARAVQELPAELVYAGFSLGVLPAQFLAQTRAGARGALLMYSCVPVSEFGSQWPAEVAVQVHGMDADPIFTGEGDLDAARALLEQAPDGQLFLYPGDQHYFADSTLPSYVPDAAALLSRRVLSFLAER, encoded by the coding sequence ATGGCTGAGGTAGTGCTGTTCCACCACGCGCTGGGGCTGACCCCCGGCATCGTCGCCTTCGCCGACGAGCTGCGCCGCGCCGGGCACACCGTCCACACGCCTGACCTGTTCCAGGGGCGCGCCTTCGACACCCTGGAGCAGGGGGTGGCCCATGCCGAGCAGGTCGGGTTCGGACAGGTGATCGAGCGCGGCGCCCGGGCGGTCCAGGAGCTGCCCGCGGAGCTGGTGTACGCCGGCTTCTCGCTGGGGGTGCTGCCGGCGCAGTTCCTGGCCCAGACCCGGGCCGGGGCGCGCGGGGCGCTGCTGATGTACTCCTGCGTCCCGGTGTCGGAGTTCGGCTCGCAGTGGCCGGCCGAGGTCGCGGTGCAGGTGCACGGCATGGACGCCGACCCGATCTTCACCGGCGAGGGCGACCTCGACGCCGCCCGCGCTCTGCTCGAACAGGCCCCGGACGGGCAGCTGTTCCTCTACCCCGGCGACCAGCACTACTTCGCCGACAGCACGCTGCCCTCCTACGTCCCGGACGCGGCCGCGCTGCTGAGCCGGCGGGTGCTCAGCTTCCTCGCCGAGCGGTGA
- a CDS encoding YjbQ family protein, with protein sequence MLSGVLTGKGIMAGMRTETFQFRTGDQPQVCDITSTCAGFLQAGDAGLLNVFVPHATAGVAILETGAGSDSDLLAALRELLPADDRWQHRHGSPGHGRDHVLPALIAPYATVPVLGGRLQLGTWQSICLIDTNVDNAVRTVRLSFITG encoded by the coding sequence GTGCTGAGCGGCGTGCTGACCGGCAAGGGCATCATGGCTGGCATGCGCACCGAGACCTTTCAGTTCCGCACCGGCGACCAGCCCCAGGTGTGCGACATCACCAGCACCTGCGCCGGCTTCCTGCAGGCCGGTGACGCCGGCCTGCTCAACGTCTTCGTGCCCCACGCCACCGCCGGGGTGGCGATCCTGGAGACCGGCGCCGGCAGTGACTCCGACCTGCTGGCGGCGCTGCGCGAGCTGTTGCCGGCCGATGACCGGTGGCAGCACCGGCACGGCTCCCCCGGTCATGGCCGCGACCACGTGCTGCCCGCGTTGATCGCTCCGTACGCCACGGTGCCGGTGTTAGGGGGCCGGCTGCAGCTGGGCACCTGGCAGTCCATCTGCCTCATCGACACCAACGTCGACAACGCCGTCCGGACGGTGCGGCTCAGCTTCATCACCGGCTGA
- a CDS encoding DUF2017 family protein has protein sequence MRVRRKAGALRLEIGDGEAALLGGLLDDFADVLAEPDQDDPVIQRLYPAGYTDDPEAAQEYRELVESDLRAERIGRLQACRAELVAGGGRVTLDAEATDRWLRVLNDLRLALGTRLGVTAEAELDDDEPAAQVYFWLTAVQDMLVMQVL, from the coding sequence ATGAGGGTGCGGCGCAAGGCAGGCGCCCTGCGGCTGGAGATCGGTGACGGCGAGGCTGCCCTGCTCGGTGGCCTGCTCGATGACTTCGCCGACGTCCTGGCCGAGCCCGATCAGGACGACCCGGTCATCCAGCGGCTCTATCCCGCTGGCTACACCGATGATCCGGAGGCCGCCCAGGAGTACCGGGAACTGGTCGAGAGCGACCTGCGGGCCGAGCGGATCGGCCGGCTGCAGGCCTGCCGCGCCGAGCTCGTCGCCGGCGGCGGGCGGGTGACGCTGGACGCCGAGGCCACCGATCGCTGGTTGCGGGTGCTCAACGACCTGAGGCTGGCGCTGGGCACCCGGCTCGGCGTCACCGCCGAGGCCGAGCTGGATGACGACGAGCCCGCGGCGCAGGTCTACTTCTGGCTCACGGCTGTGCAGGACATGCTGGTCATGCAGGTGCTGTGA
- the fgd gene encoding glucose-6-phosphate dehydrogenase (coenzyme-F420), with protein MSWETGSLKIGYKASAEQFGPRQLLDYAVQAEQAGLDSVLISDHFQPWQHDGGHAPFSLAWLAAVGERTSRVQLGTSVLTPTFRYNPAIIAQAFGTLACLYPNRMLLGIGTGEALNEVAVTRVQWPDFKQRFARLREAVQLMRRLWTEERVSFDGEYYQTTDATVYDRPEQSVPIYIAAGGPVVAKYAGRAGDGFICTSGKGPELYQDKLMPAVEEGLAAAGRDGSQLDRMIEIKLSYDPDPQQALENTRFWAPLSLTAEQKSGLHDPIEMQAAGAALPLEQIASRWIVASDPQTAVAAIRPYLDYGFNHLVFHAPGHDQSRFLSSFSQQVLPLLRELG; from the coding sequence ATGTCGTGGGAGACCGGATCGTTGAAGATCGGTTACAAGGCCTCGGCCGAGCAGTTCGGCCCTCGCCAACTGCTGGATTACGCGGTGCAGGCCGAGCAAGCCGGCCTGGACAGCGTGCTGATCTCCGATCACTTCCAGCCCTGGCAGCACGACGGCGGCCACGCGCCGTTCTCGCTGGCCTGGCTGGCCGCCGTGGGCGAGCGCACCTCGCGGGTCCAGCTGGGCACCAGCGTGCTGACTCCGACCTTCCGGTACAACCCCGCGATCATCGCGCAGGCCTTCGGCACGCTGGCCTGCCTCTACCCGAACCGGATGCTGCTCGGCATCGGCACCGGCGAGGCGTTGAACGAGGTGGCGGTGACCCGGGTGCAGTGGCCGGACTTCAAGCAGCGGTTCGCCCGGTTGCGCGAGGCGGTGCAGTTGATGCGCCGGTTGTGGACCGAGGAGCGGGTCAGCTTCGACGGCGAGTACTACCAGACCACCGATGCCACGGTCTATGACCGGCCCGAGCAGAGCGTCCCGATCTACATCGCCGCCGGCGGCCCGGTGGTCGCCAAGTACGCCGGACGAGCCGGTGACGGTTTCATCTGCACGTCCGGCAAGGGCCCCGAGCTCTACCAGGACAAGCTGATGCCGGCGGTCGAGGAAGGGTTGGCCGCGGCCGGCCGGGACGGCTCGCAGTTGGACCGGATGATCGAGATCAAGCTCTCATACGACCCCGACCCCCAGCAGGCCTTGGAGAACACCCGGTTCTGGGCGCCGCTGTCGTTGACCGCTGAGCAGAAGTCCGGCCTGCACGATCCGATCGAGATGCAGGCAGCCGGCGCGGCACTGCCGCTGGAGCAGATCGCGAGCCGGTGGATCGTGGCCAGCGACCCGCAGACCGCGGTCGCGGCGATCCGGCCGTACCTGGACTACGGCTTCAACCACCTGGTCTTTCACGCTCCCGGCCATGACCAGTCCCGGTTCCTGTCCTCCTTCAGCCAGCAGGTCCTGCCGCTGCTGCGCGAACTCGGCTGA
- a CDS encoding GNAT family N-acetyltransferase, whose product MRGDVIRAVGQPDVAAVADLVHELAEYERAPLRHRLTRSRLRRALFGAEPALFGHLAEVRGTVVGCALWRLDFCAGDGSCGIDGGPAVDGPGIYLQDLYVQPAHRGRGLGRGLLAALAVEACQRGLVRLEWSVQEWNVLAQGFYRGVGGRPDGARSAWKMGPDALTALAARSTAG is encoded by the coding sequence GTGCGCGGCGACGTCATCAGGGCGGTCGGCCAGCCCGACGTCGCCGCCGTCGCCGACCTGGTCCACGAGCTGGCCGAGTACGAGAGGGCGCCCCTGCGACACCGGCTCACCCGGAGCCGGCTGCGCAGGGCGCTGTTCGGCGCCGAGCCGGCGCTGTTCGGACATCTCGCCGAGGTGCGCGGCACGGTGGTCGGCTGCGCGCTGTGGCGCCTCGACTTCTGCGCTGGTGACGGCAGCTGCGGGATCGACGGCGGCCCCGCCGTCGACGGCCCCGGGATCTACCTCCAGGACCTGTACGTCCAGCCCGCTCACCGCGGCCGGGGGCTGGGGCGCGGGTTGCTCGCCGCGCTGGCCGTCGAGGCCTGCCAGCGTGGTCTGGTCAGGCTCGAGTGGTCTGTCCAGGAGTGGAATGTGCTCGCCCAGGGCTTCTACCGCGGCGTCGGCGGCCGGCCGGACGGCGCCCGCAGCGCCTGGAAGATGGGTCCGGACGCCCTGACCGCCCTGGCCGCGCGGTCCACCGCGGGTTAG
- a CDS encoding pyridoxal-phosphate dependent enzyme yields MTRYDSLADAVGGTPLVGLPRLSPRWEATVDQPAVRLWAKLEDRNPTGSIKDRAALAMVAAAEADGRLTPGCTILEPTSGNTGISLAMIAKLKGYGIVCVMPENTSSERRQLLEMFGARIISSPAAGGSNQAVALAKQLASDNPEWVMLYQYGNPANAQAHYEGTGPEVLADLPSITHFVAGLGTTGTLMGAGRFLREKAPGVQVIAAEPRYGELVYGLRNIDEGFVPELYDDSVLTSRFSVTSYDALRRTRDLVEQEGLFAGISTGAILHAALATADRALKAGQRADVVFIVCDGGWKYLSTGAYSGSLQQAAEKLESQLWA; encoded by the coding sequence GTGACCCGTTATGACTCGCTGGCCGATGCCGTCGGGGGCACTCCGCTGGTCGGCCTGCCGCGGCTGTCACCGCGCTGGGAGGCCACCGTCGACCAGCCGGCTGTCCGGCTCTGGGCCAAGCTGGAGGACCGCAACCCGACCGGCTCCATCAAGGACCGAGCGGCGTTGGCCATGGTGGCAGCAGCCGAGGCCGACGGCCGGCTGACGCCCGGCTGCACGATCCTGGAGCCCACCTCCGGCAACACCGGCATCTCGTTGGCGATGATCGCCAAGCTCAAGGGCTACGGGATCGTCTGCGTGATGCCGGAGAACACCTCCTCCGAGCGTCGGCAGCTGCTGGAGATGTTCGGCGCCCGGATCATCTCCTCGCCGGCTGCCGGCGGTTCCAACCAGGCGGTCGCACTGGCCAAGCAACTGGCCTCGGACAACCCCGAATGGGTGATGCTTTACCAGTACGGCAACCCGGCCAACGCTCAGGCCCATTACGAAGGGACCGGACCAGAGGTGCTGGCCGACCTGCCGAGCATCACCCACTTCGTCGCGGGGCTGGGCACCACCGGCACGCTCATGGGCGCCGGCCGGTTCTTGCGTGAGAAGGCGCCCGGCGTCCAGGTGATCGCCGCCGAACCTCGCTACGGCGAGCTGGTCTACGGCCTGCGCAATATCGACGAGGGTTTCGTGCCGGAACTGTATGACGATTCGGTGCTGACCTCGCGGTTCTCGGTGACCTCCTACGACGCCCTACGACGGACTCGGGACCTGGTCGAGCAGGAGGGCCTGTTCGCCGGCATCTCGACCGGGGCGATCCTGCACGCGGCGCTGGCGACCGCGGACCGGGCTCTGAAAGCAGGCCAGCGAGCCGATGTGGTGTTCATCGTCTGCGATGGCGGTTGGAAGTACCTGTCGACCGGCGCCTACTCCGGCTCGCTGCAGCAGGCTGCGGAGAAGCTGGAAAGCCAGCTCTGGGCCTGA
- the clpS gene encoding ATP-dependent Clp protease adapter ClpS: MSTPTITPQREAVADQQADEAAEADRPWVTVVWNDPVNLMSYVTHVLMKVFGYPKDKATALMLDVHHKGRAVVSSGPRERMEGDTATLHGYGLWATVQRDS, from the coding sequence ATGTCCACCCCGACCATCACTCCGCAGCGGGAGGCGGTCGCCGACCAGCAGGCCGACGAGGCTGCCGAGGCAGACCGTCCCTGGGTGACCGTGGTCTGGAACGACCCGGTGAACCTGATGTCCTACGTCACCCACGTGCTCATGAAGGTCTTCGGCTATCCCAAGGACAAGGCCACCGCGTTGATGCTCGACGTCCACCACAAGGGGCGGGCGGTGGTGTCCTCAGGTCCGCGGGAGCGGATGGAGGGCGACACGGCGACCCTGCACGGCTACGGCCTCTGGGCGACCGTCCAGCGTGACTCATGA
- a CDS encoding M67 family metallopeptidase gives MLRLPAPIYDAIIAHARRDHPNEACGVVAGPAGSDRPQRLVEMLNAAASPTFYQMDSGEQLKLWQAMDEADEEPVVIYHSHTATEAYPSRTDIALAFEPQAHYVLVSTADPDSVEFRSYRIVEGVVTEEPVEKVDKPETDAP, from the coding sequence GTGTTGAGACTGCCCGCGCCGATCTACGACGCGATCATCGCCCACGCCCGGCGTGACCATCCCAACGAGGCGTGCGGAGTGGTCGCCGGCCCAGCCGGCTCGGACCGACCGCAACGGCTGGTCGAGATGCTCAACGCCGCGGCCTCGCCGACCTTCTACCAGATGGACTCCGGCGAGCAGCTCAAGCTGTGGCAGGCGATGGACGAGGCCGACGAGGAGCCGGTGGTGATCTATCACTCGCACACCGCCACCGAGGCCTATCCCTCACGCACCGACATCGCGCTGGCCTTCGAACCGCAGGCCCATTACGTCCTGGTCTCCACCGCTGACCCCGACTCTGTCGAGTTCCGGTCCTACCGCATCGTCGAGGGCGTGGTCACCGAGGAGCCGGTCGAGAAAGTGGATAAACCGGAAACCGATGCGCCGTAG
- a CDS encoding rhomboid family intramembrane serine protease produces MSTPLPGKPSPRQIRKRQRRQELIDTKLLRPVRPTSAGGAVVVMGGLLAVLWAVLGIDAALGHPLLELGIKPRRLDGLAGIVLAPALHAGADQLAALSIPFAVLGWLTLTAGLRPLALVTGAAALTSGLVAWLAGPSDQVILGVSGVLLGWLGYLLARALFGRRVVWIAVAVAAALVFSGLFHSLQPGVGEHEFWASQLASFLAGAGLGAILHRGGRNRPARALRPRR; encoded by the coding sequence GTGAGCACACCGCTACCGGGTAAGCCCTCGCCCCGCCAGATCCGCAAGCGGCAGCGGCGCCAGGAGCTGATCGACACCAAGCTGCTGCGACCGGTCCGCCCCACCAGCGCCGGCGGCGCCGTCGTCGTGATGGGCGGCTTGCTCGCGGTGCTGTGGGCGGTGCTCGGCATCGACGCCGCGCTAGGGCATCCGCTGCTGGAACTGGGGATCAAGCCCCGCCGGCTCGACGGCCTGGCCGGCATCGTGCTCGCCCCGGCGCTGCATGCCGGCGCCGATCAGCTGGCTGCCTTGTCCATTCCGTTCGCGGTGCTGGGCTGGCTGACCTTGACCGCCGGCCTTCGGCCCTTGGCCCTGGTGACCGGCGCGGCCGCGCTGACCAGCGGGCTGGTCGCCTGGCTGGCAGGGCCCTCCGATCAGGTGATCCTCGGCGTCAGCGGGGTGCTGCTGGGCTGGCTGGGCTACCTGCTGGCGCGCGCCCTGTTCGGGCGCAGGGTGGTGTGGATCGCGGTGGCGGTGGCGGCGGCGTTGGTGTTCTCCGGACTGTTCCACAGCTTGCAGCCCGGGGTGGGCGAGCACGAGTTCTGGGCCAGCCAGCTGGCTTCGTTCCTCGCCGGCGCCGGACTCGGCGCCATCCTGCACCGCGGCGGGCGCAACCGACCGGCCCGGGCCCTGCGACCGCGGCGTTAG